One Rhodoluna sp. KAS3 DNA window includes the following coding sequences:
- the dnaA gene encoding chromosomal replication initiator protein DnaA has translation MAEADLVTGLWHSLITKLNNDERLTPQLLGFLSLVEPKGVLSETLYLEVPNELTREMIQQRMRPFIQEAMAINAEFGGPINFATVVNPDIEANFVPAPPAVTPESNWPPLNPAGTPVTFPDSVSTGPATTSGFETRLNPKYTFDNFVTGGSNRFAHAASFAVAEAPAKAYNPLFIYGDSGLGKTHLLHAIGHYALNLYPRIKVRYVSSEEFTNDFINAIQNNRTGMFQAEYRDIDVLLIDDIQFLQGKDQTQEAFFHTFNTLHDHNKQVVITSDLPPKQLTGFEDRMVSRFEWGLLTDIQTPELETRIAILRKKAENDKLRVDDDIIEYMAARVSSNIRELEGTLIRVNAFAALNRQKVDMQLVQTVLKDIVPVGSDQVIAPIEIINAVAAYYKITPDDLYGSSRIAAIALARQIAMYICREQTNLSLPKIGQLFGGRDHTTVMYAQRKITEFMNERRYVYNQVTEIIARIKTASKG, from the coding sequence ATGGCAGAAGCAGATCTAGTCACAGGTTTGTGGCACTCGCTGATTACTAAACTCAACAACGATGAACGCCTAACCCCTCAGCTCTTGGGCTTCTTGAGCCTGGTTGAGCCAAAAGGTGTTCTTAGCGAGACTCTTTATCTAGAGGTTCCAAACGAACTAACCCGCGAAATGATCCAGCAGCGCATGCGCCCCTTTATTCAAGAGGCCATGGCAATAAACGCTGAATTCGGCGGCCCAATCAACTTTGCAACCGTGGTGAATCCAGATATCGAGGCAAATTTTGTTCCGGCTCCTCCGGCAGTTACGCCTGAGTCAAACTGGCCGCCACTAAACCCAGCCGGAACTCCGGTAACTTTTCCCGACTCTGTCTCTACCGGCCCGGCGACAACATCTGGCTTCGAAACCCGGCTAAACCCTAAGTACACCTTCGACAACTTTGTTACCGGTGGATCAAATAGATTTGCCCACGCAGCTTCATTTGCAGTGGCCGAAGCACCGGCCAAGGCCTATAACCCGCTATTTATCTACGGTGATTCGGGTCTGGGTAAAACCCACCTGCTGCATGCCATTGGCCACTACGCATTGAACCTTTACCCAAGAATCAAGGTCCGCTACGTATCCAGTGAAGAGTTCACCAACGACTTCATCAACGCCATTCAAAACAACCGCACCGGTATGTTCCAAGCTGAATACCGAGACATCGATGTTCTTCTAATCGACGACATTCAGTTTTTGCAGGGTAAAGATCAGACCCAAGAGGCGTTTTTCCACACTTTCAACACACTGCATGATCACAACAAGCAGGTTGTAATTACCTCGGACCTTCCTCCAAAGCAGCTAACCGGCTTTGAAGACCGCATGGTTTCTAGGTTTGAGTGGGGTCTACTCACTGATATTCAAACTCCGGAGCTCGAAACCCGCATCGCCATCCTTCGTAAGAAGGCTGAGAATGACAAACTTCGCGTTGACGACGACATCATCGAGTACATGGCAGCCCGCGTTTCTTCAAACATCCGCGAGCTCGAAGGTACTTTGATCCGTGTAAACGCCTTTGCGGCCCTAAACCGCCAAAAAGTTGACATGCAGCTGGTTCAGACGGTTCTAAAAGACATTGTTCCAGTGGGTTCAGACCAGGTAATTGCACCGATTGAAATCATCAATGCAGTTGCTGCGTATTACAAGATCACCCCAGATGACCTTTACGGTTCCTCACGCATCGCAGCTATTGCATTGGCACGACAAATTGCCATGTACATCTGCCGCGAGCAAACCAACCTTTCACTGCCAAAGATTGGCCAGCTATTTGGTGGACGTGATCACACCACTGTGATGTATGCCCAGCGCAAAATTACAGAATTCATGAATGAGCGCCGCTACGTCTACAACCAGGTAACCGAGATTATTGCGCGTATTAAGACAGCGTCAAAGGGTTAG
- the dnaN gene encoding DNA polymerase III subunit beta, with protein MKFQVNKDVLSEAVSFAVRLLPQRTTLPILGGILIEADANALRLSVFDYEVSAQAEIVAKVETSGRVLVSGRLLSEIASKLPNAPVEFATDGSKVTVSCGSTKFSLLTMPVEEYPTLPEIPAISGTISGEAFADAVHQVAVAASKDDVTPVLTGVQLETGEKSISFVATDRYRVALREAAWVASPSGAGSVALVPARTLQEVAKTFGNQGEISIAIAKTDDREMIAFKANNRSVTSLLLKGNFPPVKSLFPTDIDNFAVVSTGDLVDSTRRVALVLERESPLRYSFNEGELSLEATGNETAQASENINAELTGKEIVVSLKPQFLIDGLAGVHGEFVKIAFTNNDNPNKPGPVLISSHGSKEKTDSDSYRYLLQPNLLVR; from the coding sequence TTGAAGTTCCAAGTAAACAAAGACGTGCTCAGCGAAGCTGTTTCTTTTGCTGTCCGCCTTTTGCCTCAGCGCACCACTTTGCCAATTCTTGGTGGAATCTTGATCGAAGCGGATGCCAACGCACTTCGTCTATCGGTGTTTGACTACGAAGTATCAGCTCAGGCAGAAATCGTTGCCAAAGTAGAAACCTCAGGCCGAGTTTTGGTCTCAGGCCGTTTGCTTTCTGAAATTGCCAGCAAGCTACCTAACGCTCCGGTTGAATTTGCCACCGATGGTTCAAAAGTTACCGTTTCATGTGGATCAACCAAGTTCTCACTTTTGACCATGCCGGTTGAGGAATACCCAACTCTTCCTGAAATTCCAGCTATTTCGGGCACCATTTCTGGCGAAGCTTTTGCAGACGCCGTTCACCAGGTTGCTGTTGCCGCCTCAAAGGATGACGTAACGCCAGTATTGACCGGTGTTCAGCTAGAAACCGGTGAAAAATCAATTTCATTCGTTGCAACTGACCGTTACCGCGTGGCACTTCGAGAAGCAGCCTGGGTAGCAAGCCCATCGGGCGCCGGATCAGTGGCACTGGTTCCAGCAAGAACTTTGCAAGAAGTTGCTAAGACATTTGGTAACCAGGGTGAAATTTCTATTGCAATTGCAAAGACTGACGATCGCGAAATGATTGCTTTCAAGGCAAACAACCGATCAGTGACTTCATTGCTACTTAAGGGCAACTTTCCGCCGGTGAAGAGCTTGTTCCCAACTGACATCGATAACTTTGCTGTGGTTTCTACCGGTGACCTAGTCGATTCAACCCGTCGAGTAGCTCTAGTTCTTGAGCGCGAGAGCCCACTGCGATACAGCTTCAACGAAGGCGAGCTTTCACTGGAAGCCACCGGAAATGAAACTGCTCAGGCATCTGAAAACATTAACGCCGAGCTAACCGGTAAAGAAATTGTTGTTTCACTCAAACCTCAGTTCTTGATTGATGGCCTAGCCGGTGTTCACGGGGAATTTGTGAAAATTGCTTTCACCAACAACGACAACCCAAACAAACCTGGTCCTGTTCTGATTTCTAGCCACGGATCAAAAGAAAAGACCGACTCTGACAGCTACCGTTACCTGCTTCAGCCAAACCTTCTGGTTCGCTAG